From a region of the Castor canadensis chromosome 7, mCasCan1.hap1v2, whole genome shotgun sequence genome:
- the Tas1r3 gene encoding taste receptor type 1 member 3 — translation MALVLLNKSSAPSPLDLLHLELLPSPPTYYPCCKLKAAMSGLAGLGLSLAALLGLGMGASLCLSRQLRAEGDYVLGGLFSLGLAEEGSLYHRTQPNGIVCTRFSSLGLFLAMAMKMAVEEINNGSTLLPGLHLGYDLFDTCSEPMVTMKPSLLFLAKAGSCSIAAYCNYTQYQPRVLAVIGPHSSELALITGKFFSFFLMPQISYSASMDRLSDRETFPSFFRTVPSDRVQLEAIVTLLQKFSWNWVAALGSDDDYGREGLSIFSSLASAQGICIAHEGLVPLPRTDSQRLGKVIDVLHQVNQSKVQVVVLFASARAVYSLFNYSIHHHLSPKVWVASEAWLTSDLVVTLPNVAQMGTVLGFLQRGVPLPEFSHYVETHLALAADPAFCASLDAKPDLGEDVMGPRCPQCDHVLLQNLSTGLLQNLSAGQLHHQIFATYAAVYSVAHALHITLQCNTSHCNAMKTVQPWQLLENMYNMSFHVRGLELRFNANGYVDMEYDLKMWVWQSPTPVLHTVGAFNGSLWLQLSQMWGPGNQVPVSQCSRQCGDGQVRRVKGFHSCCYDCVDCKAGSYRQNPDDLICTPCDQDQWSPERSTRCFPRIPRFLAWGEPAVLFLLLLLGLVLGLVLTALGLFICHRDSPLVQASGGPLSCFGLACLGLFCLSVLLFPGRPDRASCLAQQPLLHLPLTGCLSTLFLQAAEIFVESELPLSWATWLRSCLQGPWTWLVVLLAVLVEAALCAWYLVAFPPEVVTDWRVLPTEALVHCYMHSWVSLGLVHITNITLAFLCFLGTFLVQSQPGRYNHARGLTFAMLAYFITWISFVPLLANVQVIYQPAVQMGAILLCALGILANFYLPKCYLLLWQPKLNTSEFFLGGSPRAAGDAGVSGSREGIQGHNHDPDPNQ, via the exons ATGGCACTGGTTTTGCTAAACAAATCCTCTGCTCCCTCCCCCTTGGACCTACTACATCTGGAGCTCCTTCCCAGTCCACCCACATACTATCCCTGCTGCAAGCTGAAAGCTGCCATGTCAGGTCTGGCTGGCCTAGGCCTCAGCCTGGCAGCTCTCCTGGGCCTCGGGATGGGAGCCTCTTTGTGCCTGTCACGGCAACTTAGGGCAGAAGGGGACTATGTGCTGGGTGGGCTCTTCTCACTGGGCTTAGCTGAGGAGGGCAGCCTCTACCACAGGACGCAGCCCAATGGCATTGTGTGCACCAG GTTCTCATCCCTTGGCCTGTTCCTGGCAATGGCTATGAAAATGGCTGTGGAAGAGATCAACAATGGTTCTACCCTGCTGCCCGGGCTGCACCTGGGCTATGACCTCTTCGACACATGCTCAGAGCCCATGGTCACCATGAAGCCCAGCCTCCTGTTCCTGGCCAAGGCAGGCAGCTGCAGCATTGCCGCCTACTGCAACTACACACAGTATCAGCCCCGCGTGCTGGCAGTCATCGGGCCCCACTCATCAGAGCTTGCCCTCATCACGGGCAAGTTCTTCAGCTTCTTCCTCATGCCACAG ATCAGCTACAGTGCCAGCATGGATCGTCTGAGTGACCGGGAGacattcccttccttcttccgCACGGTGCCCAGTGACCGGGTGCAGCTGGAGGCCATCGTGACACTGCTGCAGAAATTCAGCTGGAACTGGGTGGCTGCCCTGGGTAGTGATGATGACTATGGCAGGGAGGGTCTGAGCATTTTCTCAAGCCTGGCCAGTGCGCAGGGCATCTGCATCGCACACGAGGGCCTGGTGCCACTGCCCCGCACTGACAGCCAGCGGCTGGGCAAGGTGATAGATGTGCTACACCAAGTGAACCAGAGCAAAGTGCAGGTGGTGGTGCTGTTCGCCTCTGCCCGCGCTGTCTACTCCCTCTTCAACTACAGCATCCACCACCATCTCTCACCCAAGGTGTGGGTGGCCAGTGAAGCTTGGCTGACCTCAGACCTGGTCGTGACACTGCCTAACGTTGCCCAGATGGGTACTGTGCTTGGTTTTCTGCAGCGGGGTGTCCCACTGCCTGAATTCTCCCACTATGTGGAGACTCACCTGGCCCTGGCTGCTGACCCAGCTTTCTGTGCCTCGCTGGATGCTAAACCAGACCTGGGGGAGGACGTGATGGGGCCACGCTGCCCACAGTGTGACCATGTCCTGCTGCAGAACCTGTCGACCGGGTTGCTGCAGAACTTGTCAGCCGGCCAGCTGCACCACCAGATTTTTGCCACCTATGCCGCTGTGTACAGCGTGGCCCATGCCCTCCACATCACCCTGCAATGCAACACCTCGCACTGCAATGCAATGAAGACTGTGCAGCCCTGGCAG CTCCTGGAGAACATGTACAACATGAGTTTCCATGTCCGAGGTCTGGAGCTACGGTTCAATGCCAATGGTTATGTGGACATGGAGTATGACCTGAAGATGTGGGTGTGGCAGAGCCCAACGCCTGTGTTGCACACTGTGGGGGCCTTCAATGGCAGCCTTTGGCTGCAACTCTCACAGATGTGGGGGCCAGGCAACCAG GTACCAGTGTCACAGTGCTCCCGCCAGTGTGGGGATGGCCAGGTTCGCCGAGTAAAGGGCTTCCACTCCTGCTGCTATGATTGCGTGGACTGCAAGGCAGGCAGCTACCGGCAGAACCCAG ATGACCTTATCTGTACCCCATGTGATCAGGACCAGTGGTCCCCAGAGCGGAGCACACGCTGCTTCCCCCGCATTCCCAGGTTCCTGGCCTGGGGGGAGCCAGCTGTGCTGTTCCTACTCCTGCTGCTAGGCCTGGTGCTGGGCCTGGTGCTGACTGCCCTGGGGCTCTTCATCTGTCACAGAGACAGCCCACTGGTTCAGGCCTCAGGAGGGCCCCTGTCCTGCTTCGGCCTGGCCTGCCTGGGCCtcttctgcctcagtgtcctcctGTTTCCAGGCCGGCCAGACCGGGCCAGCTGCCTGGCCCAGCAGCCACTGCTCCACCTCCCACTCACAGGGTGCCTGAGCACCCTCTTCTTGCAGGCAGCTGAGATCTTTGTGGAGTCGGAGCTGCCGCTGAGCTGGGCAACCTGGCTGCGCAGCTGCCTGCAGGGGCCCTGGACCTGGCTGGTGGTGCTACTGGCCGTCCTGGTGGAGGCAGCACTGTGTGCCTGGTACCTGGTGGCTTTCCCACCAGAGGTGGTGACAGACTGGAGGGTACTGCCCACAGAAGCACTAGTACACTGCTACATGCACTCCTGGGTCAGCCTGGGCCTGGTGCACATCACCAACATCACACTGGCTTTCCTCTGTTTCCTGGGCACCTTCCTGGTGCAGAGCCAGCCTGGCCGCTACAACCATGCCCGGGGCCTCACCTTTGCCATGCTGGCCTACTTCATCACCTGGATCTCCTTTGTGCCCCTCCTGGCCAACGTGCAGGTAATCTACCAGCCAGCTGTACAGATGGGTGCCATTCTGCTCTGTGCCCTGGGCATCCTGGCCAACTTCTACTTGCCCAAATGCTACCTGCTTCTGTGGCAGCCGAAGCTCAATACCTCTGAGTTCTTCCTAGGAGGGAGTCCCAGGGCTGCTGGAGATGCAGGTGTCAGTGGGAGCAGGGAAGGGATTCAGGGACACAACCACGACCCTGACCCAAACCAGTGA
- the Cptp gene encoding ceramide-1-phosphate transfer protein: MDNSETEFNLKVVLVSFKQCLTEDGEVLLDYYIASWKGLVRFLNSLGAIFSFISKDVVSKLQIMERLRNSPQREHYTSLQSMVAYEVGSKLVDMNRRSRHPDSGCRTVLRLHRALRWLQLFLERLRTSPEDARTAVLCTDSYNASLAAYHPWIVRQAVSVAFCTLPSRKVFLEVMNVGTPEQAVEMLGEALPFIGNVYDISQKLYAEHSLLDLP, translated from the exons ATGGATAACTCGGAGACAGAGTTCAACCTGAAAGTTGTCTTGGTCAGTTTCAAGCAATGTCTCACGGAGGATGGGGAGGTGCTGCTGGACTACTACATCGCCAGCTGGAAGGGGCTGGTCAG GTTTTTGAACAGCCTGGGTGCAATCTTCTCATTCATCTCCAAGGACGTAGTCTCAAAGCTGCAGATCATGGAGCGCCTGCGGAATAGCCCACAACGTGAACACTACACCAGCCTGCAGTCCATGGTGGCCTACGAGGTGGGCAGCAAGCTGGTGGACATGAATCGCCGTTCCCGCCACCCCGACTCAGGCTGCCGGACTGTGCTGCGCCTACACCGTGCTCTGCGTTGGCTACAGCTGTTCCTGGAAAGGCTGCGCACTAGCCCAGAGGACGCACGCACTGCTGTGCTCTGCACCGACTCCTACAATGCTTCACTGGCTGCCTACCACCCCTGGATAGTGCGCCAGGCTGTCAGTGTGGCCTTCTGCACACTCCCCTCACGCAAGGTCTTCCTCGAAGTCATGAATGTGGGGACCCCTGAGCAGGCAGTAGAGATGCTGGGTGAGGCCCTGCCCTTCATCGGGAATGTGTATGACATCTCCCAGAAGCTCTACGCTGAGCACTCCTTGCTGGACTTGCCCTAG